The following are encoded in a window of Nitrospinota bacterium genomic DNA:
- a CDS encoding protein-glutamate O-methyltransferase CheR — protein sequence MKLKPQEFAELTNYIYKACGLSIGNEKQYLVEQRLFNLAKTAGGGSFQGLIDKLKTGADPRLRDDVIEAMTTNETSFFRDGHPFDTFRDKLLPILEQTIIQRKKSPIQRRGAKVRIWSAAASTGQEAYSMAMLIHEHVKANGHKGVTVEDFDILATDISSSVLAQAISGRYSDMEMARGLSAERRDRFFTKTDSGWAVGHDLQSIVEFRRINITEPFTALGGFDVIFCRNILIYFDDDTKRKIMRQMHQMLSPAGYLLLGACENVQGMGVDFESITHKSTILHRVRQAGSGADAKVAVKR from the coding sequence ATGAAGCTAAAACCGCAGGAATTCGCGGAACTGACCAACTACATATATAAGGCCTGCGGGCTGAGTATTGGCAATGAAAAACAGTATTTGGTCGAACAACGGCTTTTCAACCTTGCGAAAACCGCCGGCGGCGGGTCGTTTCAGGGGCTTATCGATAAATTGAAAACGGGCGCGGATCCCCGTCTGCGGGACGATGTTATCGAGGCCATGACCACCAATGAAACATCGTTTTTCCGCGATGGCCACCCGTTCGACACCTTCCGGGACAAGCTGTTGCCCATCCTGGAGCAGACAATCATCCAACGGAAGAAAAGCCCGATCCAACGCAGGGGCGCGAAGGTGCGCATCTGGTCCGCGGCGGCGTCCACCGGCCAGGAGGCTTACAGCATGGCGATGCTGATACACGAACATGTCAAGGCCAACGGCCATAAGGGGGTAACCGTTGAGGACTTTGACATCCTCGCCACCGACATTTCGAGCAGTGTACTGGCGCAGGCAATATCGGGACGCTATTCCGACATGGAAATGGCCCGCGGCCTCTCGGCGGAGCGGCGTGACCGGTTCTTCACGAAAACCGATTCCGGTTGGGCCGTCGGCCATGATCTGCAATCCATCGTCGAATTCCGCCGGATAAACATCACCGAGCCGTTTACCGCGCTGGGCGGGTTTGATGTGATCTTTTGCCGGAACATCCTCATTTATTTTGATGACGACACCAAGCGGAAAATCATGCGGCAGATGCATCAGATGCTTTCGCCAGCGGGGTATTTGCTGCTTGGAGCGTGTGAAAACGTTCAGGGCATGGGGGTGGATTTCGAATCCATCACCCATAAG